Proteins from a single region of Punica granatum isolate Tunisia-2019 chromosome 8, ASM765513v2, whole genome shotgun sequence:
- the LOC116187980 gene encoding superoxide dismutase [Mn], mitochondrial-like isoform X2, which yields MNFVYVIEMYLENKFLSPGHVNHSIFWKNLAPVREGGGEPLKGSLGWAIDTHFGSLEALAQKMSAEGAALQGSGWVFCFVQWFGVDKELKKLVVETTANQVIFKRHLISVFGIDIIILSLMIFLSMVSDPLVTKGPSLVPLIGIDV from the exons ATGAATTTCGTATATGTTATTGAGATgtatttggaaaataaattctTATCCCCAGGTCATGTCAACCACTCAATCTTCTGGAAGAACCTGGCTCCTGTTCGT GAAGGAGGTGGTGAACCACTGAAAGGTTCTCTAGGTTGGGCCATTGATACACATTTTGGCTCCTTGGAGGCATTGGCTcaaaaaatgagcgcagaaggTGCAGCTTTGCAGGGCTCTGGGTGGGTG TTTTGTTTTGTGCAGTGGTTTGGCGTCGATAAAGAATTGAAGAAACTGGTTGTTGAAACCACTGCCAATCAGGTCATTTTCAAGAGACATCTGATATCAGTGTTTGGAATAGACATCATAATACTGTCCTTGATGATATTCTTGTCTATGGTATCG GACCCACTAGTGACAAAAGGACCAAGTTTGGTTCCTTTAATTGGAATAGATGTCTGA
- the LOC116187812 gene encoding leucine-rich repeat protein soc-2 homolog, whose product MDNAESSQTMKLEVLNLDHCRGLKKLPDSLGNLILLAELNLSGTGITKLPDTIENFKKLARLNLSWTGITELPQTIGQLLKLKVLKLYECKELKELPDLLGNLTSLVELNLWMTGIIELPDTIGNLKKLVWLKIQQSGITELPQIIGRLVKLEVLNLYGCIKLKKLPESLGKLRSLVELDLTYSGIIELPDSIGNLKKLARLKIYYTGITELPQGIGGLVKLEVLNLGRCIGLKKLPDSMGNLRSLAELNLSGIGIIELPNIIGNLEKLRLINMTGLEIKELPSSIGMLKRLEVLNAWECKSLAEIPSTIEGLTCLRVLNLEDTSVRGLPPKLPTSLTELRVSSTSLQGVLKVSELQNLVELYLSDMGDCSNKSGETPHSQLRGIGKQSRLADLPRLSMEDDTVGNLGIAELKSLISISFCYCKLRNLDGSRLAKSLCQLVIKSCSFLNTVSGLLHLQKLKKLVVSGATELVEIRELGELESLESLYISDCDHLKRLENLSKLKRH is encoded by the coding sequence ATGGACAATGCCGAATCATCTCAGACAATGAAGCTTGAGGTCCTCAATTTAGATCATTGTAGAGGGCTGAAGAAGCTTCCAGATTCACTGGGAAATCTGATATTACTAGCTGAGTTGAATCTTTCAGGGACAGGAATTACTAAACTACCTGATACTATTGAGAATTTTAAAAAGCTGGCTAGGTTGAATCTATCATGGACGGGAATTACTGAACTACCTCAAACAATTGGACAACTACTGAAGCTTAAGGTCCTCAAATTATATGAATGTAAAGAGCTGAAGGAGCTTCCAGATTTATTGGGAAATTTGACATCACTGGTTGAGTTGAATCTATGGATGACAGGAATTATTGAGCTACCTGATACTATTGGGAATCTAAAAAAGCTGGTTTGGTTGAAAATACAACAGTCAGGAATCACTGAACTACCTCAGATAATTGGACGACTAGTGAAGCTTGAGGTCCTCAATTTATATGGATGTATAAAGTTGAAGAAGCTTCCAGAATCACTGGGAAAGTTGAGGTCACTGGTTGAGTTGGATCTAACATATTCAGGAATTATTGAACTGCCTGATAGTATTGGAAATCTAAAAAAGCTGGCTAGGTTGAAAATATACTATACAGGAATTACTGAACTACCTCAGGGAATTGGGGGACTAGTGAAGCTTGAGGTTCTCAATTTAGGTAGATGTATAGGGCTGAAGAAGCTTCCAGATTCAATGGGAAATCTGAGATCACTGGCTGAGTTGAATCTATCAGGGATAGGAATTATTGAACTACCTAATATTATTGGGAATCTAGAAAAGCTGAGATTGATTAACATGACAGGACTTGAGATTAAGGAGTTGCCATCCTCCATTGGGATGCTGAAGAGGCTTGAAGTGCTGAATGCTTGGGAGTGTAAATCACTCGCGGAAATTCCATCAACAATCGAGGGGCTCACCTGCTTGAGGGTGTTGAATTTAGAAGACACCAGTGTCCGCGGATTGCCGCCAAAGCTTCCCACTAGTTTGACCGAACTGCGTGTCTCATCAACTTCACTGCAAGGAGTTCTAAAAGTCTCAGAGCTGCAGAATTTAGTTGAATTGTATCTATCAGATATGGGTGATTGTTCCAATAAATCAGGCGAAACACCACATTCCCAGTTGAGGGGGATCGGGAAACAAAGTAGACTAGCGGATTTGCCTCGACTTTCTATGGAAGATGATACTGTTGGAAACCTTGGAATCGCAGAGTTGAAGTCCTTGATTTCCATCTCTTTTTGTTATTGCAAGTTGAGAAATCTCGATGGGTCTCGCCTGGCAAAAAGTCTATGTCAACTGGTTATAAAAAGTTGTTCCTTTCTCAACACTGTATCTGGTCTATTACATTTacagaaattgaaaaaattggtAGTTTCGGGCGCAACAGAGCTAGTCGAGATCCGGGAGCTGGGGGAATTGGAGTCCTTGGAATCGTTATATATTAGTGATTGTGATCACTTGAAGAGATTAGAGAACCTGTCGAAGTTGAAAAGGCATTGA
- the LOC116187977 gene encoding toll/interleukin-1 receptor-like protein: MAPTRKRTSGTTYQVFLSFRGPDTHQGFTDVLYYALIDAGIRVFRDDEEIRKGEDIGEEILRAIEESRIFVPIFSINYASSKWCLIELAKMFESKEASIAKKTLLPIFYDVDVDDVKLKTYLYIEALLIHREKFSTDIVHQWEEALRKAEKIEGWELKGQGYGEFARSFVREVSMRLKVKHKYVTDYLVQRDDQVKDLMDLLDIESSGVCFVGIHEMGGIGKTTLAKLVFNKLCDRFDKCSFLADVRSKGIEL, encoded by the exons ATGGCACCGACGAGGAAGAGAACATCGGGAACAACCTACCAGGTCTTCCTGAGCTTCAGAGGACCCGACACCCATCAGGGATTCACAGATGTCCTGTATTATGCTCTCATAGATGCAGGAATTCGTGTCTTCAGAGATGATGAGGAGATCCGGAAAGGCGAGGATATCGGTGAAGAAATCCTGAGAGCCATCGAGGAATCCAGGATCTTCGTGCCAATCTTCTCCATCAACTATGCTTCCAGTAAGTGGTGCCTGATCGAACTCGCCAAGATGTTCGAGTCCAAGGAGGCATCCATTGCCAAGAAGACCCTTCTTCCCATTTTCTATGACGTGGACGTGGACGATGTCAAGCTCAAGACGTATCTGTACATTGAAGCTCTGTTGATACACAGGGAGAAGTTCAGTACCGACATAGTGCACCAGTGGGAGGAGGCTCTTCGAAAAGCTGAAAAAATCGAGGGATGGGAACTGAAGGGTCAAGG CTATGGAGAATTTGCTAGGTCCTTTGTCAGAGAGGTTTCCATGAGGTTGAAGGTGAAACATAAATATGTGACGGACTATCTAGTTCAAAGGGATGATCAAGTGAAAGATCTCATGGATCTTTTAGATATTGAATCATCTGGCGTATGTTTTGTTGGGATCCATGAGATGGGCGGGATTGGAAAAACTACTCTAGCCAAGCTTGTCTTCAATAAGCTCTGCGATCGTTTTGATAAGTGTAGCTTCCTTGCTGATGTTCGAAGTAAGGGTATTGAACTTTAG